A single Natrinema pellirubrum DSM 15624 DNA region contains:
- a CDS encoding TraB domain-containing protein, whose product MSDHGTVTVVPSVHFSPTHCRRVRERIRAVEPDLVAVELDESRFERLEADSGPALTELSRELSPPAAAAYSAVRAFQRTVVRLAGLDPDYTDMEAAIETAAECDLDVALIDDPVAETLRELARRVGPLTIPRSMLRAQSMGPDAYADQLALLERPVAEISHGDDVQPAIDHLRRLFPEVAAVLIDRRDRAMAQRLHALRRDGHDVVAVVGAGHHNGLERRLAALEGERNAAERTESVPIRTPARTVTRIPIE is encoded by the coding sequence ATGTCCGACCACGGCACAGTCACCGTCGTCCCCAGCGTCCACTTCTCGCCGACCCACTGCCGACGGGTCCGCGAGCGGATCCGCGCGGTCGAACCGGACCTCGTGGCCGTCGAACTCGACGAGTCGCGCTTTGAGCGTCTCGAGGCCGATAGCGGGCCGGCGCTCACCGAACTGAGCCGCGAACTGTCGCCGCCGGCCGCGGCTGCCTACAGTGCGGTGCGTGCGTTCCAGCGGACGGTCGTTCGCCTCGCCGGACTCGATCCCGACTACACCGACATGGAGGCCGCCATCGAGACGGCCGCCGAGTGCGACCTCGACGTCGCGCTGATCGATGATCCGGTGGCGGAGACCCTGCGGGAACTCGCCCGTCGCGTCGGGCCGTTGACGATCCCTCGAAGTATGCTCCGTGCGCAGTCGATGGGACCGGACGCGTACGCCGACCAGCTGGCGCTGCTCGAGCGGCCCGTCGCGGAGATCTCACACGGCGACGACGTCCAGCCGGCGATCGACCACCTACGGCGGCTGTTCCCCGAGGTGGCGGCGGTACTGATCGACCGCCGGGACCGGGCGATGGCGCAGCGACTGCACGCGCTCCGTCGTGACGGTCACGACGTCGTCGCAGTCGTCGGCGCGGGCCACCACAACGGGCTCGAGCGACGGCTCGCGGCGCTCGAGGGCGAGCGCAACGCCGCCGAGCGGACCGAGTCGGTCCCGATCAGAACGCCCGCACGGACGGTAACGCGAATTCCGATCGAGTAA
- a CDS encoding aldehyde ferredoxin oxidoreductase family protein produces the protein MKHSRGPLCSIDVGDRTVETEDIDDVLESYVGGRALGTKLAHERIPFDVDPLGADNRLFFATGPLQHSTMSFTGRTSATTVSPLTDGLLSSNAGGFVSRNFTGTGYSAVEITGASDGLVVVHVTDDGVEFEAVPDLEGATVPETCEYLEDEHDLGPEHTAVIGPAGENEVRFASVMTSEERAFGRGGLGAVLGSKNVKAITFDGDSTREVEIPAVQMEIHGEAAQADHPMKAQGTTSVAEYANMVEALSSYYFEDLSFEGIDGISGDRVEEKKYKKGTCSSCAFACKLPTRDEESGLETEGPEFETLMAFGSNSGVDDIVDVMQSNKLCDVYGLDTISTGDTIAAYLKSEDEFGNVDLIHNLVEQIAHREGVGDTLAEGVDRIHEDLGVENWSVKGMEFAAHDGRTLNGQGLAFATSNRGADHMYAEFYPYEYPLVGEEDAFQKEGLEGKPPKLVELENLNAVKDSAIFCKFSRDFLTEERIETLLDADYDDLLALGGEVVAMERHFNNQRGFDRGDDRLPYELPDFEQGLEEYYAERGWNDDGTVPDTKVGGGSAAPADD, from the coding sequence ATGAAACACTCACGGGGACCGCTGTGTTCGATCGACGTCGGGGACCGAACCGTCGAGACCGAGGACATCGACGACGTCCTCGAGTCCTATGTTGGCGGTCGGGCGCTCGGGACGAAACTCGCCCACGAGCGGATCCCGTTCGATGTCGATCCGCTCGGAGCCGACAACCGCCTGTTCTTCGCGACGGGGCCGCTTCAGCACTCGACGATGAGCTTCACCGGGCGGACGTCGGCGACGACCGTCTCGCCGCTGACCGACGGGCTGCTCTCCTCGAACGCCGGCGGGTTCGTCTCGCGGAACTTTACGGGGACCGGCTACAGCGCCGTCGAGATTACCGGCGCGAGCGACGGCCTCGTCGTCGTCCACGTCACCGACGACGGCGTCGAGTTCGAGGCCGTCCCCGACCTCGAGGGGGCGACCGTGCCCGAGACCTGCGAGTACCTCGAGGACGAACACGACCTCGGGCCGGAACACACCGCCGTTATCGGGCCGGCCGGCGAGAACGAGGTCCGCTTTGCCTCGGTCATGACCTCGGAGGAACGGGCCTTCGGCCGCGGCGGGCTCGGCGCGGTGCTGGGGTCGAAAAACGTCAAGGCGATCACCTTCGACGGCGACTCGACCCGCGAAGTCGAGATCCCGGCCGTCCAGATGGAGATCCACGGCGAGGCCGCCCAGGCCGACCACCCGATGAAGGCACAGGGGACCACTTCGGTTGCCGAGTACGCCAACATGGTCGAGGCCCTCTCGAGTTACTACTTCGAGGACCTCTCCTTCGAGGGGATCGACGGGATCAGCGGTGACCGCGTCGAGGAGAAGAAGTACAAGAAAGGCACCTGCTCGTCGTGTGCCTTCGCCTGCAAACTGCCGACCCGCGACGAGGAATCGGGACTCGAGACGGAAGGCCCCGAGTTCGAGACGCTGATGGCCTTCGGTTCGAACTCGGGCGTCGACGACATCGTCGACGTGATGCAATCGAACAAGCTGTGTGACGTCTACGGGCTCGACACCATTTCGACGGGCGACACCATCGCGGCCTACCTCAAGAGCGAAGACGAGTTCGGCAACGTCGACCTCATCCACAACCTCGTCGAGCAGATCGCCCACCGCGAGGGCGTCGGTGATACGCTCGCGGAGGGCGTCGACCGGATCCACGAGGACCTCGGCGTCGAGAACTGGTCGGTCAAGGGCATGGAGTTCGCCGCCCACGACGGCCGCACCCTGAACGGACAGGGGCTGGCCTTCGCTACCTCGAACCGCGGCGCCGACCACATGTACGCCGAGTTCTACCCCTACGAGTACCCGCTGGTCGGCGAGGAAGACGCGTTCCAGAAGGAGGGTCTCGAGGGCAAGCCGCCCAAACTCGTCGAACTCGAGAACCTAAACGCCGTCAAGGACAGCGCGATCTTCTGTAAGTTCTCCCGTGACTTCCTGACCGAGGAACGCATCGAGACGCTGCTCGATGCCGACTACGACGACCTGCTCGCCCTCGGTGGCGAGGTCGTCGCCATGGAACGGCACTTCAACAACCAGCGCGGCTTCGACCGCGGCGACGACCGGCTGCCCTACGAACTGCCCGACTTCGAGCAGGGGCTCGAGGAGTATTACGCCGAGCGCGGCTGGAACGACGACGGCACCGTCCCCGACACCAAAGTCGGCGGGGGCAGCGCGGCACCGGCCGACGACTGA
- a CDS encoding DUF2391 family protein, translated as MSQPDESLEGTTIDDVYEQLETLEETVDTADERTEVRRTMRLLGRLSHNAAVGKAITKFTRKDKAEAFVGSVVIGLPMLVEDGVFSIGAFLATHPALLVANLLFTVGLVVGILYVADFREVQIHDPYFGAVPRRPVWVLLIAFSTAAGLMTLWGRVAWDEPWVNCCQVSVVFTAMALGGSLGDILPGEAEHRPIDAPDRRGDDRDDA; from the coding sequence ATGTCCCAGCCGGACGAGTCGCTCGAGGGCACGACCATCGATGACGTTTACGAGCAACTCGAGACGCTCGAGGAGACGGTCGACACGGCCGATGAGCGGACGGAGGTACGGCGGACGATGCGCCTGCTCGGCCGACTCTCGCACAACGCGGCGGTCGGCAAGGCCATCACCAAGTTTACTCGGAAGGACAAGGCCGAGGCGTTCGTCGGCAGCGTCGTTATCGGGCTCCCGATGCTGGTCGAGGACGGCGTCTTCAGTATCGGCGCGTTCCTCGCGACCCATCCGGCACTGCTGGTGGCGAACCTCCTGTTTACCGTGGGGCTCGTCGTCGGCATCCTCTACGTCGCCGATTTCAGGGAGGTTCAGATCCACGACCCCTACTTCGGCGCCGTCCCGCGTCGCCCGGTCTGGGTACTGCTCATCGCGTTCTCGACCGCGGCCGGGCTCATGACGTTGTGGGGGCGGGTCGCGTGGGACGAGCCGTGGGTGAACTGCTGTCAGGTGTCAGTCGTCTTCACCGCGATGGCGCTTGGCGGCTCGTTGGGCGACATCCTCCCCGGCGAAGCCGAGCATCGGCCGATAGACGCCCCCGACCGTCGCGGGGACGATCGCGACGACGCGTAA
- a CDS encoding EamA family transporter: MVSTSILFALGALLLYGGWAVAGGVATRSLSPVNAVFLSYVASLVIAGGYVLSLRRPVSGTRVDVAAALVSGAFLAAASICFYAGLARGNMAIVSAIAALYFVIPAVVGVFYFGAQLSATNVAGLVLAVVAVGLVAT; the protein is encoded by the coding sequence ATGGTCAGTACGTCGATCCTGTTCGCACTGGGTGCGTTGCTCCTCTATGGCGGCTGGGCGGTGGCCGGCGGCGTCGCGACCCGCTCGCTCTCGCCGGTCAACGCCGTGTTCCTCTCCTACGTCGCAAGTCTCGTCATCGCCGGCGGCTACGTCCTCTCGCTTCGCCGTCCCGTCTCCGGCACCCGCGTCGACGTCGCCGCCGCCCTCGTCTCCGGCGCGTTCCTCGCGGCCGCCTCCATCTGCTTCTACGCCGGCCTCGCCCGGGGCAACATGGCGATCGTCTCCGCGATCGCGGCGCTCTACTTCGTGATCCCGGCCGTCGTCGGCGTCTTCTACTTCGGGGCACAGCTCAGCGCGACGAACGTCGCCGGGCTGGTCCTCGCGGTCGTCGCCGTCGGCCTCGTCGCGACCTGA
- a CDS encoding cation:proton antiporter domain-containing protein — protein sequence MTGAEASGDLLILVAMIVGLGVLSQLLSARFRVPSVLFLITAGVAIGPEGLGVLTIDSFGESGLSTIVGLSVAIIVFEGAFHLKAEKIREAPAAVIRLTTVGAAIAFLGTAGAVRFFLGANWDIALLIGALLVATGPTVITPILKVVPVRDRVAATLETEGIVNDVTAAILAVVLFKSMTVREIHADVYLQLFAERLGTGLLVGVVVAAVVWAVLQYVDISPDDAPRNARLLTLAGAIVAFGTADYVFAEAGVAAAATAGLILGNANLPYEEEIEAFKGDITLLVLSFVFITLAALLEFDQLFALGLGGVAVVVAVMLVLRPFLVFLSTRGGRFTFRERLFMSAVGPRGIIPASVATLFAIRLQTDAAPTNPAGADLLVGTVFLVILVTVVLEGGLARQIAETLDVIPMRVLIIGGGRVGRSLAERLEARGENVVLIEADKTVLEELRNDGFTAREGDGTDTEVLREAGVENAKTVVAASGDDDVNLLVAQLAKSNFDVENVIARANNPSNASAFEDLGVQTISAAESTAWAIDNRIERPALSDWMSELGRSGDVQEIEITDEDLVGQRIVDVGGELPNGVLIALVSRNGASEVPTPDVELQAGDHITLIGRTEAVQEAINQCGKPV from the coding sequence ATGACGGGTGCAGAGGCAAGTGGCGACCTCCTGATACTGGTCGCCATGATCGTCGGACTCGGCGTCCTCTCACAGTTGTTGTCGGCACGGTTTCGGGTGCCGAGTGTTCTCTTTCTCATCACTGCGGGGGTCGCGATCGGTCCGGAGGGGCTCGGCGTATTGACCATCGACTCCTTCGGCGAGAGCGGGCTCTCGACGATCGTCGGGCTCTCGGTCGCCATCATCGTCTTCGAGGGCGCGTTCCACCTCAAGGCCGAGAAGATACGGGAAGCGCCGGCAGCCGTGATCCGATTGACGACGGTCGGTGCGGCGATCGCCTTTCTGGGAACCGCCGGCGCAGTCCGCTTTTTCCTCGGGGCGAACTGGGATATCGCACTGTTGATCGGCGCACTCCTGGTCGCGACGGGACCGACGGTCATCACGCCGATCCTGAAGGTCGTCCCCGTCCGCGACCGGGTCGCAGCGACCCTCGAGACGGAGGGGATCGTCAACGACGTGACGGCGGCGATCCTCGCGGTCGTGCTGTTCAAGTCGATGACCGTCAGGGAGATCCACGCGGACGTCTACCTGCAACTGTTCGCCGAGCGGCTCGGAACGGGCCTGCTCGTCGGCGTCGTCGTCGCCGCGGTCGTCTGGGCGGTGTTGCAGTACGTCGACATTTCGCCCGACGATGCGCCGCGGAACGCACGATTGCTGACGTTAGCGGGGGCGATCGTCGCCTTCGGGACGGCCGATTACGTTTTCGCCGAGGCGGGCGTCGCGGCCGCGGCGACGGCCGGCCTGATCCTGGGCAACGCCAACCTCCCCTACGAGGAGGAGATCGAGGCGTTCAAGGGCGATATCACCCTGCTCGTTCTCTCCTTCGTCTTTATCACCCTCGCGGCATTGCTCGAGTTCGACCAGCTGTTCGCGCTCGGGCTCGGCGGCGTGGCGGTCGTGGTGGCCGTCATGCTCGTCTTGCGGCCGTTTCTGGTCTTTCTCTCGACGCGGGGCGGCCGGTTTACGTTCAGAGAGCGGCTCTTTATGAGCGCCGTCGGGCCGCGGGGGATCATCCCGGCTTCGGTCGCGACGCTGTTTGCGATCCGACTCCAGACCGACGCAGCGCCGACGAACCCGGCCGGTGCGGACCTGCTCGTCGGGACGGTCTTTCTCGTCATCCTCGTGACGGTCGTCCTCGAGGGCGGCCTGGCCCGGCAGATCGCGGAGACACTCGACGTGATACCCATGCGTGTACTCATCATCGGCGGCGGCCGCGTCGGTCGCTCGCTGGCAGAACGACTCGAAGCGCGCGGCGAAAACGTGGTCCTGATCGAGGCGGACAAGACGGTCCTCGAGGAGCTTCGCAACGACGGGTTCACCGCCCGCGAAGGCGACGGCACCGACACCGAGGTGTTACGTGAGGCGGGCGTGGAGAACGCCAAGACCGTCGTCGCGGCGTCCGGCGACGACGACGTGAACCTCCTCGTGGCCCAGCTCGCGAAATCGAACTTCGACGTCGAGAACGTGATCGCTCGGGCGAACAACCCGTCGAACGCGTCGGCGTTCGAGGACCTCGGCGTCCAGACGATCTCGGCGGCCGAGTCGACCGCGTGGGCGATCGACAACCGGATCGAGCGGCCCGCGCTCTCGGACTGGATGTCCGAACTCGGTCGCTCCGGCGACGTACAGGAGATCGAGATCACCGACGAGGATCTCGTCGGGCAGCGGATCGTCGACGTCGGGGGCGAACTCCCGAACGGCGTTCTCATCGCGCTCGTGAGCCGGAACGGGGCCAGCGAAGTGCCGACCCCCGACGTCGAACTGCAGGCGGGGGATCACATCACACTCATCGGCCGCACGGAGGCCGTTCAGGAGGCGATCAACCAGTGTGGCAAACCGGTCTAA
- a CDS encoding AMP-dependent synthetase/ligase produces MNWRDAEREYEDEVIGETNLARMFEDAAERYTNRPAQQYKGGIYDRSLTDDVVPAATPGEFRTLSYAEMRDIVRNLSAGFRELGVDAGDRIGIFSNTRMEWAQSDFALLSAGAAVTTVYTSSSPDQVAYLLDDPDADGVVVENADLLENVLAVEDELDLEFIVTIDEVDGYDDRDDVLTLGDVYDRGEDAFDLETYQVRIDGIDLDDLASLIYTSGTTGKPKGVQLTHWNFRSNVNGSRKRFGPRPDKDDDVPVLDEESVAMSYLPLAHVFERTAGHFALFAGGTCIAYAESPDTLQEDFSTVQPTTATSVPRVYEKIYDGIREEASGSSVSRRIFEWATDVGVAYQQAASPGPILKAKQALADKLVFSTVREALGGNIEILISGGGSLSPELCRLYHAMGLPIFEGYGLTETSPIVATNPPEGAKIGTIGPTLSNVEVKVDEAIADQDAFADDAGEVGELLVNGPNVTQGYWNKPGATEGAFTEDDDGTRWFRTGDIIHVRPDGYLEFRDRVKQIIVLSTGKNVAPGPLEDAFAASEVVEQAMVVGDGEKFIGALLVPNTNHVREWADAEGIDLPDDPQAMCDDDRVRDHIQEEVDRVNENFEKHETIKQFELVPQEFTEENDMLTPTMKKKRRVILERFEDRVDRIYEDA; encoded by the coding sequence ATGAACTGGCGGGACGCGGAACGAGAGTACGAGGACGAGGTCATCGGCGAGACGAATCTCGCACGCATGTTCGAGGACGCGGCCGAGCGGTACACGAACCGTCCAGCCCAACAGTACAAGGGCGGTATCTACGATCGGTCGCTGACGGACGACGTCGTCCCCGCCGCGACGCCCGGCGAGTTCCGGACCCTCTCCTATGCCGAGATGCGCGACATCGTTCGCAACCTCTCGGCCGGTTTTCGCGAACTGGGGGTCGACGCGGGCGATCGGATCGGCATCTTCTCGAACACGCGCATGGAGTGGGCCCAGTCGGACTTCGCCCTGCTGTCGGCCGGCGCGGCCGTCACGACGGTCTATACGAGTTCCTCGCCCGACCAGGTCGCGTACCTGCTCGACGACCCCGACGCCGACGGCGTCGTCGTCGAGAACGCGGACCTGCTCGAGAACGTCCTCGCGGTCGAGGACGAACTCGATCTCGAGTTCATCGTCACCATCGACGAGGTCGACGGCTACGATGATCGCGACGACGTGTTGACGTTGGGTGACGTCTACGACCGCGGCGAGGACGCCTTCGACCTCGAGACCTACCAGGTGCGCATCGATGGGATCGATCTCGACGATCTGGCGAGCCTGATCTACACAAGCGGGACGACGGGCAAGCCAAAGGGCGTCCAGCTGACCCACTGGAACTTCCGATCGAACGTCAACGGCTCCCGGAAGCGGTTCGGTCCGCGGCCGGACAAGGACGACGACGTCCCCGTCCTCGACGAGGAGTCGGTAGCGATGTCGTATCTGCCCTTGGCCCACGTCTTCGAGCGGACTGCAGGCCACTTCGCCCTGTTTGCCGGCGGCACCTGTATCGCCTACGCGGAGAGCCCGGACACGCTCCAGGAGGACTTCAGCACCGTACAACCGACGACGGCCACGAGCGTTCCCCGCGTCTACGAGAAGATCTACGACGGCATCCGCGAGGAGGCCAGCGGCTCGAGCGTCTCCCGGCGGATCTTCGAGTGGGCGACCGACGTCGGCGTCGCGTACCAGCAGGCGGCGTCGCCGGGGCCGATCCTGAAGGCCAAGCAAGCCCTGGCCGACAAACTCGTCTTCTCGACGGTTCGGGAAGCGCTCGGCGGCAACATCGAGATCCTGATCAGCGGCGGCGGGAGCCTCTCGCCGGAGCTGTGTCGGCTCTATCACGCGATGGGGCTGCCGATCTTCGAGGGGTACGGGCTGACCGAGACCTCGCCCATCGTCGCGACGAACCCGCCCGAGGGCGCGAAGATCGGGACCATCGGGCCGACGCTGTCCAACGTCGAGGTAAAAGTCGACGAAGCCATCGCCGATCAGGACGCCTTCGCGGACGACGCCGGCGAGGTCGGCGAACTCCTCGTCAACGGCCCCAACGTCACGCAGGGCTACTGGAACAAGCCCGGTGCGACCGAGGGCGCGTTCACCGAGGACGACGACGGCACGCGCTGGTTCCGCACTGGCGACATCATTCACGTCCGCCCCGACGGCTACCTCGAGTTCCGCGATCGCGTCAAACAGATCATCGTCCTTTCGACGGGGAAAAACGTCGCCCCCGGCCCGCTCGAGGACGCCTTCGCGGCCAGCGAGGTCGTCGAGCAGGCGATGGTCGTCGGCGACGGCGAGAAGTTCATCGGTGCCCTGCTGGTCCCGAACACGAACCACGTCCGCGAGTGGGCCGACGCGGAGGGGATCGACCTACCCGACGACCCGCAGGCGATGTGTGACGACGACCGCGTCCGCGATCACATCCAGGAAGAGGTCGATCGCGTCAACGAGAACTTCGAGAAACACGAGACGATCAAGCAGTTCGAACTCGTGCCCCAGGAGTTCACCGAGGAAAACGACATGCTCACCCCGACGATGAAAAAGAAGCGACGGGTCATCCTCGAGCGGTTCGAGGATCGGGTCGACCGGATCTACGAGGACGCCTGA
- a CDS encoding MBL fold metallo-hydrolase has protein sequence MAIGDVREVTAGDCSDCYYLDTGMYETSGYGAVYILDDDRPAVVDTGIGTNYDLLREALAEVGIDREDLAVIALTHVHLDHAGGAGFLAADCPNADVYVPSLGADHIADPSRLVAGTKAAVGDQWDHYVEPEPVPEDRIVAIEDGDDIDLGAHELRVHAAPGHAPHQVVYEDSANDAVFVADAAGIWVPDVERIRPTSPPSNFDLEQCLADVEMLQSLDPVVLLYPHFGPRFVGDDAERTLDEYATVLEEWVDRVADKRRDLADDEAVLEYFAEEAELADVWGREKASEEAKLNTRGVLGYLDHRG, from the coding sequence ATGGCAATCGGAGACGTCCGCGAGGTCACCGCCGGCGACTGTTCGGACTGCTACTACCTCGATACGGGAATGTACGAAACCAGCGGCTACGGTGCCGTTTACATCCTCGACGATGACCGCCCGGCCGTCGTCGACACGGGCATCGGTACGAACTACGACCTGCTTCGCGAGGCGCTCGCCGAGGTCGGCATCGACCGCGAGGACCTCGCGGTCATCGCGCTGACACACGTCCACCTCGATCACGCCGGCGGGGCCGGCTTTCTCGCCGCCGACTGCCCGAACGCCGACGTCTACGTCCCCTCGCTGGGGGCCGATCACATCGCCGACCCCTCCCGACTGGTCGCGGGGACGAAGGCGGCCGTCGGCGACCAGTGGGACCACTACGTCGAACCCGAACCCGTCCCCGAGGACCGGATCGTCGCGATCGAGGACGGCGATGATATCGATCTCGGGGCACACGAACTGCGAGTCCACGCGGCACCCGGCCACGCCCCCCATCAGGTCGTCTACGAAGATTCCGCGAACGACGCGGTCTTCGTCGCCGACGCCGCCGGCATCTGGGTCCCCGACGTCGAACGGATCAGGCCGACCTCGCCGCCCTCGAACTTCGACCTCGAGCAGTGTCTCGCGGACGTCGAAATGCTGCAATCCCTCGACCCAGTCGTCCTCCTGTACCCGCATTTCGGCCCTCGATTCGTCGGCGACGACGCTGAACGGACCCTCGACGAATACGCGACCGTCCTTGAGGAGTGGGTCGACCGGGTCGCCGACAAACGCCGGGACCTTGCGGACGACGAGGCGGTCCTCGAGTACTTCGCCGAGGAAGCCGAGCTGGCCGACGTCTGGGGCAGGGAGAAAGCCAGCGAGGAGGCGAAACTGAACACGCGTGGCGTGTTGGGCTATCTCGATCACCGGGGGTGA
- a CDS encoding ATP-binding protein, which translates to MSHDTPASSQLVGTPLWLERSSLPWLVTAFGGLSIAGLVGWWLAFADTIGATAYLTTLLSIGVPAVGLSWGGYRLTESDIDESRYGRVCKWCFGGAVAFLAVNMLSIVFFPADSVAGNTTWAHFAINTGAVGGFAVGYVEARAIQREVEATAATVRARQLEDERELLAYLNDLLRHEVLNSSQIIGGHATLLQAECDREAVRDRLETIERESDNLVGVIEDVRAMLDANRGPQSESAVDLVAVLESQLLEYRTRFDDVDIEADLPETAHVSANEGVKWIFANLLENAIEHNEGEARVRVTAERGPETVVVRVADNGPGIAEADRETLFERRSTNHGLGLYLSRILASRYGGDVELVETGPNGSVFAVTLQRAASTDADVDAAERSQ; encoded by the coding sequence ATGAGCCACGATACGCCGGCTTCGAGCCAACTCGTCGGCACTCCGCTGTGGCTCGAGCGGTCGTCGCTGCCCTGGCTCGTCACCGCGTTCGGCGGGCTCTCGATCGCCGGCCTCGTCGGCTGGTGGCTCGCCTTCGCGGACACGATCGGGGCCACCGCCTACCTGACCACCCTGCTCTCGATCGGCGTCCCCGCCGTCGGACTGAGTTGGGGCGGCTACCGGCTCACGGAAAGCGACATCGATGAGAGCCGGTACGGCCGGGTATGCAAGTGGTGTTTCGGCGGCGCGGTCGCCTTTCTGGCGGTCAACATGCTGTCGATCGTCTTCTTTCCCGCCGATTCGGTGGCCGGCAACACCACCTGGGCTCACTTCGCCATCAACACGGGTGCTGTCGGCGGGTTCGCCGTCGGTTACGTCGAAGCGCGGGCCATCCAGAGGGAGGTCGAAGCGACGGCCGCCACGGTCCGTGCCCGGCAACTCGAGGACGAACGGGAGCTGCTGGCGTACCTGAACGACCTGTTGCGACACGAGGTCCTCAACTCCTCGCAGATCATCGGGGGCCACGCGACGCTCCTGCAGGCGGAGTGTGACCGCGAGGCGGTCCGCGACCGCCTCGAGACGATCGAACGCGAGAGTGACAACCTCGTCGGCGTCATCGAGGACGTTCGGGCGATGCTGGACGCGAATCGGGGGCCACAGAGCGAGAGTGCGGTCGATCTCGTCGCGGTACTCGAGTCCCAACTCCTCGAGTATCGCACCCGGTTCGACGACGTCGACATCGAGGCCGACCTCCCGGAAACTGCCCACGTCAGCGCTAACGAAGGCGTCAAGTGGATCTTCGCGAACCTCCTCGAGAACGCGATCGAACACAACGAGGGCGAGGCCCGCGTTCGGGTCACCGCCGAGCGGGGGCCGGAAACCGTCGTCGTCAGGGTCGCCGACAACGGCCCGGGAATTGCCGAGGCCGACAGGGAAACGCTGTTCGAACGCAGATCGACCAACCACGGGCTCGGGCTCTACCTCTCGCGGATCCTCGCGAGCAGGTACGGCGGTGACGTCGAACTCGTCGAGACCGGCCCGAACGGCAGCGTCTTCGCGGTGACCTTACAGCGTGCGGCGTCCACCGACGCGGACGTCGATGCGGCCGAGCGTTCGCAGTGA
- a CDS encoding cation diffusion facilitator family transporter, producing the protein MAEDVPADGGRSAFARASWANVLGNVVKIVAEGSAGLAFGSVALLADAAHSLADLVASVVVLVWGRSSFDEPDTTHPHGHDRIEPLTALFVGAMIALLGLNLLYRSLEGLVAGPDIEFSVLLLAALGFSIVDMYLVYRYTVRINDRLQSTALAALAKDCLNDIYTSIAAIVGVLGVLVNYPLLDPIAGGLVSLLVVYQGVEIGKENVDYLIGAAPGTEKRGEITAALRRHPAVEGVHDLTVFYDGTVLEVEVHVEVDGDMPFREAHDIESALVDRLRGLEDVGDAHVHLDPSGIGEWKESAER; encoded by the coding sequence ATGGCCGAAGACGTCCCCGCGGACGGTGGTCGGTCGGCGTTCGCGAGAGCGTCGTGGGCGAACGTCCTCGGTAACGTCGTGAAGATCGTCGCCGAGGGAAGCGCGGGACTTGCCTTCGGCAGCGTTGCCCTGCTCGCCGACGCGGCCCACTCGCTGGCGGATCTGGTCGCCAGCGTCGTCGTCCTCGTCTGGGGGCGGAGTTCATTCGACGAACCCGATACGACGCATCCACACGGGCACGACCGGATCGAACCGCTGACGGCGCTTTTCGTCGGGGCGATGATCGCACTGCTCGGGCTGAACCTGCTCTACCGGTCCCTCGAGGGACTCGTGGCGGGCCCCGATATCGAGTTCAGCGTCCTGTTGCTCGCGGCGCTTGGCTTCTCGATCGTCGATATGTACCTGGTCTATCGCTACACCGTCCGTATCAACGACCGTCTCCAGTCGACCGCACTCGCCGCGCTCGCGAAGGACTGTTTGAACGATATCTACACCTCGATCGCCGCCATCGTCGGCGTCCTCGGCGTCCTGGTGAACTACCCGCTGCTCGATCCGATCGCCGGCGGTCTCGTCAGTCTGCTCGTCGTCTATCAGGGCGTCGAGATCGGCAAGGAGAACGTCGACTACCTGATCGGTGCCGCGCCCGGCACGGAGAAACGGGGGGAGATCACGGCCGCCCTCCGTCGCCACCCGGCCGTCGAGGGCGTCCACGATCTGACGGTCTTCTACGACGGCACCGTCCTCGAGGTCGAGGTCCACGTCGAGGTCGACGGCGACATGCCGTTCCGCGAGGCTCACGACATCGAGTCGGCGCTGGTCGATCGCCTCCGGGGCCTCGAGGACGTCGGTGACGCACACGTCCACCTCGATCCATCGGGGATCGGCGAGTGGAAGGAGTCGGCCGAGCGGTGA
- a CDS encoding CrcB family protein: MADSHPLVRLETVALIAIGGFAGSNLRFFAMGVVPDTASIVLVNAVASAVLAVVVYEAEAAGRLSSRARLLFTTGFLSSLSTYSTFALQAALASTPLALLGIVAANYGFGLAGVLAGRALARRLGGPRPAGGETA; this comes from the coding sequence ATGGCAGACTCACATCCCCTCGTTCGACTCGAGACGGTCGCACTGATCGCGATCGGCGGGTTCGCCGGCTCGAACCTCCGGTTCTTCGCGATGGGTGTGGTCCCGGATACGGCGTCGATCGTCCTCGTCAACGCGGTCGCCAGTGCCGTCCTCGCCGTCGTCGTCTACGAAGCCGAGGCCGCCGGCCGGCTGTCGTCGCGGGCGCGACTCCTCTTCACGACCGGGTTTCTCTCCTCGCTGTCGACCTACAGCACGTTCGCGCTGCAGGCCGCGCTCGCGTCGACGCCGCTTGCCCTGCTGGGCATCGTCGCCGCCAACTACGGGTTCGGACTGGCCGGGGTACTCGCGGGTCGTGCGCTCGCGCGTCGCCTCGGCGGTCCCCGACCCGCCGGTGGTGAGACGGCGTGA